From the genome of Streptococcus oralis:
TGGTTAACGGTTCTTGGGGGTTTTGGAAAGGCAATCTCGGAATCACTTGAATCACGCAAGGATGGGTTGAAAAATCAACTCCTTCCCAGAAACTGCCTGTTCCAAGCAAGATCTGGCGTTCACCTTTTTCAAAACGTTTTTTCAGTTGGCTTGGTTCCCCATTTTTATACTGAGCTAGATGCGGTTGGTCGAGCAGGTCCGAAACTGCCAGCAACATCTCTTTTGAAGTAAACAAAACCAATAAAGGTTCTTGAAAGGCTTGTAACCTTCGGATAACAGAAGCCACTTCACTAGCATAGTCAAAAGGTGAAACTTCTGTCACAAGAGGAAAGTCATTGACTAGAAAGACTTCTTGTTGGTCCTGCTTTGCTACATCTAGCCTAACAAGTGGAGCATCCGGAAATCCCAATAAATCTGCTAAGGAAACCCGATTGCTGATTTCAAGAGTAGCCGATACTCCTAGGAGTCTACAATCTTCTGGCAATAGGTCTGCTAGTATAAAGCGACCTTTTTTGCTTGAACAAATCAAGACATCCTTGCTCGATTTCTCTGCTGTAGCAAGCCAAAATTCACGGTCCGAGGTGAAAAAGTTTGCAATTTCTCGATACTCTGGGAGAGCTAACTCCGAAAAATGCTGGCGCAAGTGTTCGAGAGAATCCAACCACTTTCCATTCTTCAGACCTGACTGATAGTGCTCCATCAAGTAACGACATTCAAAGCCGATACTCTCAAGCAAGCGTTTCTGAACCAAATCTTCCTCTGTCTCCAAGGACTTATCAAGCTGGGTTACAAGATCCTCAAGACGATAAGCCTGCTGGGCTAGATTTTCGAGAGCTAGCAGCATTTTTTGAGCCTCATCCAAGATTACTAAACGGTTATCGACAAACTCTGGATTGTCTTCCAAACGAGTGACCAGATAAGCATGATTGGTCAGAAGAACACGACTGGTTTTTGCCTTTTCCTGCCCTCGTTTCCAAAAATCCTCTGTGGCAAATAAACTTTTCTTTGAAAGCTTGCCATCGTGGACTAGTTCTGGCAGAAAATGCTGATAGCGATAAAGTTGCCCTATTTCGTCCAAGTCACCTGTCTCTGTCTCTGTTAGCCAGATAAGCAACTGCATTTTAAAGCGTGTGAAAAGGCGATTGGACTCTGATCGATAGAGAATTTGGTGAAAGGCATCCAATTTCAAGTAATTTTGAGGCCCCTTGAGACTATGAATCTCCATATGGAAGACCTCTTTTAAGCGCTGACCTTCTTCTTGCATGATTTGATTTTGAAGAATTTTGGTCGGAACACTCACTAGGATCCCTGCTTGACTCTCCAAGTTCAAAGCTGGGAGGAGATAACCATAAGTCTTGCCCAGTCCCGTTTGAGCTTGGACAAAGGAAATCTGGTGTTCTTCCAATAAGTGCTCAACCTTCTCCGCAAATTCCAACTGTTGCGGACGCTCCTCCAGCCCCAATAAAGAAATGTTTTTAGCAAAATCTTTGGATAACTTGCGTGGTACTAATGCTTGACTTTCCTTTCTCAGGAAAAGTCCATGGAGTTCCATCAAGTCTGGCGAAGACAAGAGAGATTGCTGCTGGTAAACCTCCTCAATCACCAGATAACTTTCATAGAGAAGGTTGTCTGCAAGGTCTAACAAGCTTTCTAAAAGCCCTTTTGGTAACTCAAAAAGTTTTTGACGCATGTAAAGCAAGAGTTCAGCTGTTGCCTGAGCATCAGACAGGGCAGCGTGGGCTTGTTCTAGTTCAATTCCCAACTCTTGACAAAGGATACCTAGATTGTATTTTTCAAACTGAGGATATAAAACTTGGGCTAACTCAACAGTATCCACCCGCGGTGTGCGCAATTCATATCCTTCAAAAAAGAGGAATTCTGCAAGAAGGTTAGCATCAAACTGTACATTGTGCGCAACAAAAATACCGTCCTTAACCAATTCAAAAATTTTTCCAGCCACCTGAGAAAATTCTGGTGCCGCAGCCAAGCGTTGATCGGTTAGACCTGTTAATTCTTTGATATGAGAATCCAAGGGTTCGTGAGGATTGACATCAGTCGCATACTGATCGACGATCTCGCCATTCTCAATCACCACAATGCCTACTTGAATAATTTTTGCCTTGCTTCCGGTGCTGGTCGCCTCTAAATCAACGACCACATACCGATCATTTCTCGCATTCATCATTAAAAATTATATCAAAAAAAGCATGATTTGACATCCCTCAACTTTGATAACAATCTCGCTTTAATTGCTAGTTTGACTAAAAATCAAGACCTTAAAAGTGAGAATTTCACGCAAGTTCTGCAGTTGGTCGCTGGTTCTGAGGTATTTGAAAACCTTATCAACAAAGCTACATCAACATAAAAAGACAACCAAGGTATTAGCTGCCTTTTTGAGATATTTTTTTCATTGTTTTGGGGAGGAGCTTGCTAATTTCTGTTGGCAAGACAAGGTAGTTTTCTTGAGCTAGTTCTTGAGCAATGGCTGAGTGCAGATGGGTCGCTACTACTACGCGTTCATAGAGATTGACATGTGGAAACTGACCTGCAAAACCTGCAATCATCCCAGCCAAAGTATCTCCCATCCCACCGGTTGCTTGATAGGGACCTCCAACCTCCAGTTGATAGTATTCAGGTTTGCCAGCTTTCCAGATACGAGTCGCTGGACCCTTCTCAACTAGAATTGTTCCTTGAGGAAAAGAAGAAAGAGCCCTAGCAGTCGTCTCTGTATTTTTATGTTCAAGAACTATACCAGACAGTCTTTCCCATTCCTTTTGGTGGGGAGTAAGAATGAGCTGACTAGATGGAAATGGCAAATGACCTTTTGCTAAGATGCCCAAAGCACCGCCGTCTACAATCAAAATCTGGTCTTTTCTGAGACTGTCAAAAACTCGTTTTACGAGTTCTTCTCCAAATGCATCCTCTCGCAAACCCGGACCTAACAAGACAACTTCTGCCTTTTCCAACTGCTCTTTTAACAATTGCTGATCTTGAAGAGAAAATGCCATGGCCTCCGGTAAATGACTGTGCAGAGCCGGAATATTTTCCTTATCCGTGCCAACAGTCACCAACCCTGCCCCACTTTTGACAGCTGCAATGGCTGACATGATGATAGCTCCCCCATAAGGATAGGTCCCTCCAAGCAAGAGCAGGCGACCGTAATCTCCCTTATGGCTGTGACGAGAACGTTCAATAATGACTTTTTCTAATAAAGCTTGATCAATCACTTTCATCGTTTTTTCCCTCTCTATTCATTATACTATAAAGTTTATTGACCTTGCATCTTAAACATAAATCTCTTCCTTCATATAGAAAAAGAGGGGACAAAGCCCCTCTACGAAATATCTCTTTTTTCAAAGTCAATTAATTTCTTTTTTACTTTTTGCGACAAAGATAGTAGATAGAGCTAGTCCAACACTTGCCAAGAAAATAGCTGTTTCTGACTGTTTCTCACCAGTTTCTGGCAATCTCTTGTCTTCTTTGGCAATTTGAACTGGTGCTCCTGAAGTCTGAGTTTTTTCTAACGAACTTAGCTTGAACTCTGGTTTCTCTACTGTCGGTGCTGCCTGGTCGCCTACTGTTGCTAGCGGGCCTGTGTATTCTGGCAATTCATGCACTAGAGCCATCACTGCATTGACACCACCCTTGAACTCAGGTTTCTCTACTGTTGGAGCCGCTTGGTCTCCTACTGTCGCTACTGGGCCTGTGTATTCTGGAAGCTCATGTACCAAGGCTTCAACTGCATTGACACCGCCCTTGAACTCAGGTTTCTCTACTGTTGGAGCCGCTTGGTCACCTACTGTTGCTAATGCGCCTGTGTACTCTGGAAGTTCATGTACTAGGGCTTCAACTGCATTGACACCACCTGTGAATTCAAGAACCTCAAGAACGGGTGCTGGTTCTTCGCCCTTACTTGACTGAACAGGTTCTTCTGTTAATTCTTGATGGAAGCTTGCCAATTCATAAAACTCAGCCTTGCCACCTTCCCAGACTAATTTGACGTCTAGAAGAGAGCCACCATTTCGGATAGCGAAAGTTTGGAGACTAGATGTAATGGCACCGAGGTCTGTCCAACTGTCTTGACCATCCTTGAGTGTTCTAGCAAGAACACGTGCTTTCGCTCCTTCAGGAAGACTGGAAACAAGACGAAGGTGGTTAGCATTAGTCGGCTCAGACAAGTGATAAACCAACTCGCCCTTGTCTTTTTCAGACTTGTAGCTGGTCAAGACTTTGCCGTCTACAAGATTATTATAAAGGTTGCCTTGGCTTTCTCCACTACTTCCTTCTACTGTTGGATCATTGATTGGCTTGACAAATTCACCATCGTTGATGACCAATTCTGTAAATCCTACAAAACGGGCATCATAGTCTGCTGTATAGAGGACACGGAGATAGTTGGCTTTGACTGGTGTCGTCAATTCGCCCTCGATATAGCGATTTCCTGGCATCTTAGAATCGTGTGTCCAACCATCTGTCAATGAATCATCGTGTTGGCTATTGGCTACACCATCTCCTACTGTCACGACATCTGTCCAAGTTTTACCGTCTTGGCTGACTTGAATCTTACCATCACGAAGGTAGTTTTGAGTTCCGTCTTGGATGTAGGCTCTGATTTTCTTGATGGTACGTTCACTGCCAAGTTTCAAGGTTACGTGACCATCTTTATGGGCGTAATCTGAAAACTCAACAAAGTTGTTGTAAACACCGTCAAATAGTTGATCTAGGTTGTTCAGTTTACGAACATCATTGCTTCCGTAAGTTGGATGAATGCCCATAGTTGTAGATTCTAGTTTGGTTGGTTGCACTTCTTTGGTTGTCACAAGGAGAGAAGTGGCTGTCACAGCTTGTTCCTGATCTGTTTTATTGACCAAACGAACATAACGTACCAAGTGGCTCACTACAGATCTGTCAGTCAACTGGCTAGCCGGCGTCCATTCTTGCGCATTTGCAGAGTACTCAAGACTAAGAGCTGGGTTGGCCTGACCTTTGAGCTGGATGCTCTTGATTTGATGGATACGGTCAAGTTTCATACCTAGATAGCTATTTGCAGGAAGTTTAGTTCCAGCTGGAATTTGAAGTTCATAATGTCCCAAGCTATCCACTACCGGCGTTTCCTTCAAGGCATCGACGTTGGTGTCTGTTAAGTCAAGATTTGGACTATCGACATCTACTGTAAATTCCGTAATTCTCCACCACTTATTTAAGGTTTGTGTATTGCGAATGCGAACAAAACGAGTTGTAAATTCTTTCACAATATCAGAAGTTCGTTGCCCTGATAAATTTTGAAGCGTTGTCCAATTTGTACCATCTGCAGAATATTCGATGACACCAGATGCTAGTTTGTCTCGTTCCCCTTGCATCAGATGAACTCGTTTTACTTTGTGCAGCCCACCTAAGTCCATTTTTACCCAGGCTTGAGCTGGTGTGACATTGGTCTGATCAACATGTGCCATCATGGATTCTGTGTTTTCTCGACCATCTTGCATCTGAACAACACTTGTTCCATATTTGTAAACAAGGTTTGGACTTAAACTAATAGTGCCCCTAACCTTCTTACTACCCAATTCTAGGGGTCTGTTAACAGCAATTTCACGCATGGCAAGCCAAGCATTATCCTTCTTAGCTGTTGCTATCATACGGACAGCTTGAGCTGTGATATCAAGGTCATTAAATTCCAGAATACGTTCTCTACCAGTATAAGCGGGGCTCGTTATGGCTATCCATTCTCCATGTTCATTTTGATATTCAACAAGAGCATTACTAAAGGTATAATTATCGGCCGTATTAGTACCCGTAGCGAAACCTAATTTGTGTATTTTAATTGCCTTATTAAAGCGCAAGCCTACATAATCGCCTCTCTCAATCACAATGGTTGTTTTGGCAATCACATGTGTATCAAAGTCACCATCTGTGACTTCTTGCAATCCACCTTCTATTCCAGCACGATTCGTAATAAATGTTGTCACAAGTTTATCTGGATTCAACATTGCTTGGATATGTAAGGCTAAGTATTCTTTGAGATTATTGATAAATGGTCGAATATGTTGGACACCAAATTCTGCGTATTCATAATGGTCAACGTAAAAGAAGGCATACTTAACTGACTGGTCATAATGTTTGACTCCGGCCTGATAATACTCCCACACCTTGGCATCATTCTTTTCAGTAAGACCTTCTGTAGCTGTTAGGAAAGCTTCAAGCGCGTTCATTTGATCTACTGTATTCTCTAACCAATAGTGAATTTGTTCGATTAATTTCTGATCACCTTTTTCTTTAAGTAATAGAGCATTGGCTTTCAAACCAGCAAAAATTTCCCTCAACTCTTTTCTTTCAGTATCCAGATTTTGACCAGATTTGAGTTTGTTATAGAATTCTGTCAATTTTGGAGCCAATTCTACAGACTCTTCTAATTTAGTGACATGAGGAGGTCTATTTTGATTGCGCATGTGTTTTCCGAGTTCTCGAAAAGCCTTCGAAACACTGCTTTCTTCAAAATGATCATTAACTACATAGTTAAAGGCCATATCGTTGATTTGTTCTGCTTCTTCTACACTTCTCCATTGTTTCCATCCATACTGAGCCATATCAAAAAGTGCCACTTTAGATGCTTCAGATTGTTGCATTGGATTTAGCATAATTCCTTGTGCAAGTGATAAATCAACATTTGGATGTAAGAATTTTTCACCACCTCCAAGAATTAGGTGGGGTTTTGTATTATCATTACATGGCCAGTTAATCCAGAACTGAATTGGACGGTAAGTCTTACCACCTTCTGTTAAATTTTTCTTTAAGTTCGTTAAGAATGTTTGGTCAACAGCCCCCCAGACCTTTCCACCAGTAAGAGTTAAATGGACATTTTCAGGAAGATGTTCATTCAAGGTTCGAAGTTCAGCTTCAGTTCCTTGCCCCATGTACCAGGCAGGAACAAAAATCATATCTTTACGGAGACCACTGTATGTTGTTTGTTTTTCAGTCAACCAATTTGTGATATCCTTCATCAAGCGAACATAACTATGGTAACCACCAACTGGGCTTGGTGCATCATCTGCAAGCACACCAAATTCACGCACTCCCACGTCCAACAACTGAGTAAACTTAGCCTTTATGGTTGCAAGATCAGCCTGGTAATGCGCTTCATTGCCAAAGCGGATACGATTGTTCATAAATGGATGGATGGTCCAAACATAACGTGTTTTCGTTTGATTACCGACACGTGCAAGTTCTCGGATTTCAGCCAGTTTTTCTTCTGGGTAAAGTTCACGCCATTTCTTATTGTGGTATGGATCATCTTTTGGTGCGAAATAGTATTGAGTTAACTTCAATTCACTTCCATAACGCATCAATTCTTTACGATTTTCATTAGACCATGGATTTCCATAGTAACCTTCGATAAACCCACGGTTCTTGATTTCAGCGTAATCTTCCACTGTCACATTGCGAAGGACTGGCACTTGACTTTCCTTGAGCATATGTTTCAAGGTTGTCAAACCATAAAAGACCGCATCTGTGTCTTTTCCGACGATGGAGATATAGTTGTCCTTGATGGTCAGAGCATAAGCATCAATTTTGTCAAAGAGACCTGTGGAAACCTTGGACAAGTTTTGTTCTGCTTGTGAACCTTGTCCATGCACTCCAAGATAGATATTAGTTGCGCCAGAAACGGCCGTTTTACTAGTTTTGTAAGATACTTGATTGTCCTGCAAAACGCTCTTCAAGCGATTGCGAGTATAGATATCGAGTTGATCGCCCATGACCAGATTGACTTGCTTACGAAGGGCTGTGACACCTTCTCCATAAGTCACTTTTTGTGGAGTTGGAAAGACCTTGTACTCTTTTTTGAGATAGTCTGAGCTCTTGCTGGCAGCTTCAATACTGGCTTCGCTAGCTGGTTTACTTGCAGTGAATTGATCTGCCAATTCAACTGTTCCATCACCGGTTTGGTCTACTTTTGTTTTTTCAGGTGTAGTTGGTTGACTAGGTTTAGCGATTTCTTTCTCATTTTGTCCTCCACTCATGGCTTCAGACGGCTTTGTTTCATTCTCTGGAATTCTAGGTGCTTCAGCTGGTTTAAGATTATTTGTCGAATCAGTAGAACCAATCGTTCCTGTAGTTTCTCCATTTCCAACTGTCGAGCTAGCTTCCTTCCCAGCATTTTCTTCTGCTTTCTTCAAAACTGCTGCAAGTTCATCAGGTAACTTTTCCAATGGCTGTGCTTGAGTTATAGTTCCCTCTTTATCTCCTACATTACCTGTTTCTGCTGCCTCTACTAAATTAACACCAAAGATACTGGCACCAATCATAATAGAAGCTACTCCAATAGCGAATTTACGAATACTGTAATGACAACGTTTATTGAAAAAATTTTTATCCATCTTTATCTTATCTCCTTTCATCCAAACACGAAAGTAAACGATTCCATTTTTACTAGTAAAGACGGAGAGGCCTAATCGGTCCTCTCCATCTCTTCAACTCATTTATCGATGTGATTTTTTATCATCGACCAAGCTATACCAATAGGATAGCATTAGACGCACAAACTAATCCTCTTTTCGTTTTGCAGTTAATAGGGCTGCTGACAAGGCCAAGCTAACACCTGCCAAGAAAATGGCTGTTTCAGATTCTCCCTCACCTGTTTCTGGTAATCTATTTTGCTCTTCTTTTACTACTGAAACATTTGGTTTTATAGTCTGGTCATGAGCTAATAGCTCTACTGGATAATCTGGTTTTTCAAGAACAGGCGCTTCCTCATTTCCTACCGTGGCTAGAACACCATGATACTCTGGAAGTTTATGTTCTAGAGCCATTACAGCATTAACGCCACCCTTAAATTCAGGTTTCTCAACGCTTGGTGCCGCTTGATCTCCTACAGTAGCAAGAGTTCCTGTGTATTCTGGAACTTCGTTTACTGCTGCTTCTATATAGTTAGCACCTCCTTTGAATTCTGGAACTTCATTGACTGGAGCTGGCTCCTCGCCTTTACTACTTGAAATAGATGCTTTCACTCCTACTTCAACAATGCGATCCTGAGCCTTTCTTTCTTCAGAATGAACAAGACTTCTAGTAGTACCCAAAACTTGAATATAGTCAACTTTTTCTCCATCTTGTCCTTCAGAAACGATACGACGTTGACCTTGAGCAAGTTCAGGGTTTTCACGAATAACTTCTTTAAACGGAAGTGGAGTCTTTTCAATTTCCAAACTTGGAGTTTCTGCTACTAAGTTCTTAACGCCTTCTGTTGGTGTTGTTTGGAAGGTAGACTTAAAGTGTAAACGATATTCTTTCACCAGATTTCCATCTTTGGAAACAAGACGAACTAGTGTTGGAAGATTGGCATTTCCAGAATCCACAACTGTAACTACTCCATGTCCACTAGTTGTTGCAGTGACTTTTGGTTTTGAACCCATTGTTGTTAGAGTGTAATCTGTCACATTTGGATCAAAGTTTTCCAATGCTTTTCCGTCGATCGAAATAGTCGCTGATGGTGTTTCCACTTCTGATCCCTTGCCTGCAGAGTAGGCTGTAAATTCTACAAGTGCAAGACCATTGGTGGTAGCCTTACGAGTCATGCGCGCACGAATAGCTGTCGTTTGAACCGGTTCAAAGTTAAACTCGATTGGTTTACCAGCTACTAATTCTCCAGAAGCTTTGTAAGAAATTGGTGCCCAATTTTCTGCCTTGTTAAATGGATGATCGGCATTTTCTTCGTAACGAGAAATCGTACTTGGTTCTGTAAAAGCAGGACCAATATATCTTTCTAGAACCATTTTCTCTGGAGCATCTGTGCCACTATCTTTAAAGAACTGAATGGCTACTTTCCCAATAGATTGAGAAGCAATTTTTCCATCCTTCTTAAAGAGTAATCCAACAGAAGTTTCTTGATTTTTCGGAGTACGAGACCAGTTTGTCCAACGTCCATCTTCATTGTATTTTCCATCATTGATATAGAAAATTCGATCATGTGAAGCTGCTTGAGTATCGTTCGTTGTCGAAGCAAAGGCTTTAGAATCAGTTTCATTGTTGCTTGGATTTTCTGAAATGACTTGATTGCCTTTAGCAACAACTGTCACCTGCATTTTAGTCGTTAGATTTGTACCAATGACATGACCGGTAACTTCAAATGTTCCCTCATGCTCTGTCGCATGTTCAGGAATAGCATCCCACTTCACTGCAAGTTTATCTGTAGTCCAATTAGTTGAAGTTGGGTAATAAACAGTGACTTCTGAAGGAAGTTGAAGAGCATCTCCAACATTCAAGATTTTAGCACTATTTTCTGCAGCAAGAGGTTGACTAGTTTCTCTCTCATCATTGCGGAAGATTCTATATTCTTTCAATACCGTACCATCTTCTGCTTTTAAGATGAGACGTGTTGCACCTTTTGGACTGGTTGCAGGAACAACTGTTACCAAACCATTATTGCTAGCTGTTGCAGTGATTTCTTTGCTAGATTGAGGAATATAGTAATCGGTCTTAGATGGATTAAAGTGTTCAAGATCCTTGCCATCTACCTTGATAGAAATCTCTGAACTTGTAGAGCTTACTACCTTGTTTCCAAGGACAGTTAGCTCTGTCAGACCAACACCTGAAGTTCCATCAGCCTTCTTCATACGAATACGAACAGCATAGGTTTCTACCTTGTCAAATGTGAAGTGATTTGTTTGAGTTGCAGATAGCTGATTTGGAGCATGTAAGTTTTCAACTGCTTTCCAATTGTCTGGATTATTAAATGGATGATTGCTATCTCGTTGCGCATGACTGACATCACTTGGTAAATCTGGAATTTCTTTACCTACATAATATTCAACTACATATTCTTTTGGAAGACCAATTGCTCCATCAGTATAGAAATCAACCGACAAATTGTTGACAAAACGTTTCGTCAAGTCTCCTGAATTACCAAATAAGATAGAAGCCCAGTCATTATCAGTATTTGTTCTCCAAGTTGTCCATCTATTTTTAGTATCTGATGGCGTTCTTGATACAGTCAAGTCGTTCAAGGTATTGGCTGAATCATCTCCACCTGTATTGGATACAATGGCAGCTGGTAATTGTGAACCTGTCCATTGTTTAGAGATATT
Proteins encoded in this window:
- a CDS encoding bifunctional DnaQ family exonuclease/ATP-dependent helicase, whose protein sequence is MNARNDRYVVVDLEATSTGSKAKIIQVGIVVIENGEIVDQYATDVNPHEPLDSHIKELTGLTDQRLAAAPEFSQVAGKIFELVKDGIFVAHNVQFDANLLAEFLFFEGYELRTPRVDTVELAQVLYPQFEKYNLGILCQELGIELEQAHAALSDAQATAELLLYMRQKLFELPKGLLESLLDLADNLLYESYLVIEEVYQQQSLLSSPDLMELHGLFLRKESQALVPRKLSKDFAKNISLLGLEERPQQLEFAEKVEHLLEEHQISFVQAQTGLGKTYGYLLPALNLESQAGILVSVPTKILQNQIMQEEGQRLKEVFHMEIHSLKGPQNYLKLDAFHQILYRSESNRLFTRFKMQLLIWLTETETGDLDEIGQLYRYQHFLPELVHDGKLSKKSLFATEDFWKRGQEKAKTSRVLLTNHAYLVTRLEDNPEFVDNRLVILDEAQKMLLALENLAQQAYRLEDLVTQLDKSLETEEDLVQKRLLESIGFECRYLMEHYQSGLKNGKWLDSLEHLRQHFSELALPEYREIANFFTSDREFWLATAEKSSKDVLICSSKKGRFILADLLPEDCRLLGVSATLEISNRVSLADLLGFPDAPLVRLDVAKQDQQEVFLVNDFPLVTEVSPFDYASEVASVIRRLQAFQEPLLVLFTSKEMLLAVSDLLDQPHLAQYKNGEPSQLKKRFEKGERQILLGTGSFWEGVDFSTHPCVIQVIPRLPFQNPQEPLTKKLNQELRQEGKNPFYDYQLPMAIIRLKQALGRTVRRPNQGSVAVILDSRVVSKRYGKQIAQTLSKERAVQVLSREQLEPAVADFLQSRRNRMKEKSKKEKR
- a CDS encoding NAD(P)H-hydrate dehydratase, which gives rise to MKVIDQALLEKVIIERSRHSHKGDYGRLLLLGGTYPYGGAIIMSAIAAVKSGAGLVTVGTDKENIPALHSHLPEAMAFSLQDQQLLKEQLEKAEVVLLGPGLREDAFGEELVKRVFDSLRKDQILIVDGGALGILAKGHLPFPSSQLILTPHQKEWERLSGIVLEHKNTETTARALSSFPQGTILVEKGPATRIWKAGKPEYYQLEVGGPYQATGGMGDTLAGMIAGFAGQFPHVNLYERVVVATHLHSAIAQELAQENYLVLPTEISKLLPKTMKKISQKGS